Proteins from a single region of Methanoculleus taiwanensis:
- a CDS encoding thiamine pyrophosphate-dependent enzyme, which translates to MTAIPKEEYLLKCTSACAGCSSSLCLRYVTKAAGPDTVLVVPACCTSVIQGIYPNTAMDIPVYNIAFAAAAACASGMSNAFRALERDTNVIVYAGDGGTVDIGIQALSGAFERGTDFLYICYDNEAYGNTGMQRSGATPLGARTTTTPGGKPTPKKDLDRIVEAHNPPYMATACSAYPLDLYKKVKKALSIEGPKFIHILAPCPPGWRYSSEKTVEMGKLAVKTGSWVLYERENGALTINGPSKAAMKKPLPLEDYIRGQGRFKGITPEALEEMRRQIQMTNARLSREAEGIC; encoded by the coding sequence GTACATCCGCCTGTGCGGGGTGCAGTTCTTCCCTGTGCCTGCGGTATGTTACAAAAGCTGCAGGGCCTGATACGGTTCTGGTCGTCCCGGCCTGCTGTACCAGTGTCATTCAGGGAATTTACCCGAACACGGCGATGGACATACCCGTCTACAATATCGCCTTTGCGGCGGCGGCCGCCTGCGCATCCGGGATGAGCAATGCATTCCGGGCCCTTGAGAGAGATACGAACGTTATCGTTTATGCCGGTGACGGCGGGACTGTTGATATCGGCATCCAGGCTCTCTCCGGAGCGTTCGAGCGCGGCACCGATTTTCTCTATATCTGCTACGACAACGAGGCGTACGGCAACACCGGGATGCAGCGGTCAGGCGCAACGCCGCTCGGCGCCCGTACAACCACGACCCCCGGCGGCAAACCGACACCGAAGAAGGATCTCGACCGAATCGTCGAGGCGCACAACCCGCCGTATATGGCGACGGCCTGCAGTGCCTATCCCCTCGACCTCTACAAGAAAGTGAAGAAGGCGCTCTCGATCGAAGGGCCGAAGTTCATCCATATTCTTGCTCCGTGTCCTCCCGGGTGGCGGTACTCCTCCGAAAAGACCGTCGAGATGGGAAAACTGGCGGTCAAGACCGGCAGCTGGGTTCTCTACGAGCGTGAAAACGGCGCGCTTACAATAAACGGCCCCTCAAAGGCTGCGATGAAGAAACCCCTCCCGCTTGAGGACTACATCAGGGGACAGGGACGGTTTAAGGGTATCACCCCGGAGGCTCTCGAAGAGATGCGCCGGCAGATTCAGATGACGAATGCACGGCTCTCCCGGGAGGCGGAAGGCATATGCTGA
- a CDS encoding transketolase C-terminal domain-containing protein: MLTIATGNKAVAAAVKAAKPGVIAAYPITPQTEIVEQIAEYVTSGDLATQYVPVESEHSAMAACIGASAAGVRTFTATSSHGLLYMHEMVHWAAGARLPIVMANVNRALGPGWNVWAEHSDAFSQRDTGWLQVFVSTVQEAYDATLMAFRIAEHEDVLLPVMVNLDGFTLSHITQSLEAVDPGDFIPPVRVPHAIDVENPCVYGPLTGPTEYYKFRWDMERSMRDAVGVIADVEREFAERFGRQYGVTEDYRCEDAEVIIVAVGTLGKEAEVAVDLLREEGIAAGSMRLRWFRPFPKLDFGGRDVVVIDRDYSFGFGGVVAHSIRSTTGAEPYSVIAGLGGQEVTYGDIAGFVRTRQPGAEFWFGVNGNV, encoded by the coding sequence ATGCTGACGATAGCAACAGGAAACAAGGCGGTGGCCGCAGCGGTGAAAGCGGCGAAACCCGGCGTCATCGCCGCGTACCCGATCACGCCCCAGACAGAGATCGTCGAACAGATCGCGGAGTACGTTACCTCAGGAGACCTCGCGACCCAGTACGTCCCGGTGGAGAGCGAACACTCCGCCATGGCCGCCTGCATCGGGGCAAGCGCGGCAGGCGTTCGGACGTTTACCGCGACGAGCTCCCACGGGCTTCTCTATATGCACGAGATGGTTCACTGGGCGGCGGGCGCCCGCCTCCCGATTGTGATGGCGAACGTCAACCGTGCCCTCGGACCCGGGTGGAACGTCTGGGCGGAGCACTCCGACGCGTTCTCCCAGCGGGATACCGGGTGGCTGCAGGTCTTCGTGAGCACCGTCCAGGAGGCGTATGATGCGACCCTGATGGCCTTCCGGATCGCCGAGCATGAGGACGTCCTCCTGCCGGTGATGGTCAACCTCGACGGGTTCACGCTGAGTCACATCACGCAGTCGCTCGAAGCGGTCGACCCCGGTGATTTCATTCCGCCGGTACGGGTTCCCCATGCGATCGATGTCGAGAACCCCTGTGTTTACGGGCCGCTGACCGGGCCGACCGAGTACTACAAGTTCCGCTGGGATATGGAACGCTCCATGCGTGACGCCGTGGGCGTCATAGCCGATGTCGAACGCGAGTTTGCAGAACGGTTCGGGCGGCAGTACGGCGTGACTGAAGACTACCGTTGCGAGGACGCCGAAGTCATCATCGTTGCGGTGGGTACGCTCGGCAAAGAGGCCGAAGTCGCCGTCGATCTCCTGAGGGAGGAAGGGATCGCCGCGGGCTCCATGCGCCTGCGCTGGTTCCGCCCGTTCCCGAAGCTCGACTTCGGCGGCCGGGACGTCGTCGTCATCGATCGCGACTACTCCTTCGGCTTTGGCGGCGTCGTCGCGCACTCGATCCGTTCGACGACCGGTGCAGAGCCCTACAGCGTGATTGCGGGGCTCGGCGGCCAGGAAGTCACCTATGGCGATATCGCCGGGTTCGTGAGAACACGACAGCCTGGCGCGGAGTTCTGGTTTGGGGTGAACGGCAATGTATGA
- a CDS encoding 2-oxoacid:acceptor oxidoreductase family protein: protein MYEIRIHSRGGQGGVTAARLLALAAFRDGRHATACPFYGAERRGAPVVSFVRIDDQPIRVYSQIQKPDLVIVLDTSIMDVVDVLQGIKEGGVVLLNSSHDMDGNGLTTHHVDLTGIALSLDLVIAGSPILNTPVLGALARMGIVSLPAVKAVIGETFADERNVQAAEKAYEELTL, encoded by the coding sequence ATGTATGAGATCCGGATCCATTCCCGGGGCGGTCAGGGAGGCGTAACGGCCGCACGGCTGCTCGCCCTTGCGGCGTTCCGCGACGGCAGGCATGCAACTGCCTGCCCGTTCTACGGTGCGGAGCGCCGGGGTGCGCCGGTCGTCTCCTTTGTCAGGATTGACGATCAGCCCATCCGTGTCTACTCCCAGATCCAGAAACCCGATCTCGTCATCGTCCTTGATACGAGCATCATGGACGTTGTGGACGTGCTGCAGGGGATCAAAGAGGGCGGTGTGGTGCTGCTGAACAGCTCGCACGATATGGACGGGAACGGCCTTACCACTCACCACGTCGATCTGACGGGGATCGCGCTCTCGCTCGACCTCGTGATCGCAGGGAGCCCCATCCTCAATACACCGGTGCTCGGCGCCCTTGCTCGGATGGGCATCGTCTCGCTTCCCGCGGTGAAGGCAGTGATCGGTGAGACGTTTGCGGACGAACGAAACGTGCAGGCCGCGGAGAAGGCCTACGAGGAGCTGACACTATGA
- a CDS encoding 4Fe-4S binding protein: MRERLAISRPTEASSGKTGSWRTFRPEVDREQCNACGLCAQFCPDGVIDQELVIDLDFCKGCGICAAECPKKAITMVREDR, translated from the coding sequence ATGAGAGAGAGACTTGCGATCAGCAGGCCGACTGAAGCTTCGTCGGGAAAGACGGGTTCGTGGCGGACGTTCCGCCCTGAAGTAGACCGCGAACAGTGCAACGCGTGTGGACTCTGCGCCCAGTTCTGCCCGGACGGTGTCATCGATCAGGAGCTCGTTATCGATCTCGATTTCTGCAAGGGCTGCGGTATCTGTGCCGCCGAATGCCCGAAAAAAGCAATTACGATGGTGAGAGAAGACCGTTAG
- a CDS encoding Hsp20/alpha crystallin family protein, with translation MVAVRVAPSVCAYADENGEQLHIEVELPGVDKENISFKMQEDSFTVDASREDIRYVGTYAICCPVDPDRAKATFRNGLLAVDVPYKQPTEEVMEIPISE, from the coding sequence ATGGTAGCAGTGAGAGTAGCCCCGAGTGTCTGTGCGTATGCTGATGAGAACGGCGAACAACTTCACATTGAGGTTGAATTGCCCGGCGTGGACAAGGAGAATATCTCCTTCAAGATGCAGGAGGACAGTTTCACGGTCGATGCGTCGCGGGAGGATATCCGGTATGTCGGAACCTACGCCATCTGCTGTCCCGTCGATCCGGACCGCGCGAAGGCGACCTTCAGGAACGGTCTTCTCGCAGTGGATGTACCCTATAAGCAGCCCACGGAAGAAGTTATGGAGATTCCAATCTCTGAATGA
- a CDS encoding thioredoxin domain-containing protein encodes MNGGYGDPTGVAVQEPEAAENRLIREKSPYLLQHAHNPVDWYPWGEEAFRRAREENKPIFLSIGYSTCHWCHVMAHESFEDSQVAKLLNDVFVCIKVDREERPDLDQIYMTAAHLLAGRGGWPLTILMTPERKPFFAATYIPKESRYGMTGMLDLIPRIHRAWISQQSDLEEAGSSVIEAIEKVASTSGGEELGMGVLDEAYTTLLRSFDADHGGFGSAPKFPSPQNLLFLLRYANRTGAEPAAAMVEKTLRAMQQGGIYDHIGFGFHRYSIDAEWFVPHFEKMLYDQALLVMAYVEAYLAFGDEAFRRTAEETITYVLRDIADPAGGFYAAEDADSEGVEGKFYLWTVDEVREVLGEEDAGRFVRIFDMRQAGNFFGEATGERTGTNILHMRRPLRAWAAEFGMTEDDLSRFVESARRRLFEARKQRVRPGKDDKILTDWNGLMIAALAKAARAFSSGEYSDAAEKAATFVLTHLRGPDGRLLHRYREGDAGITATAADYAFLIWGLRELYETTFRVDYLTAAVELAADLVAHYRDSDRDGFYTMPEDAEDVPVRQKEVYDGAVPSANSVAMLDLLILGRMTANLEFEEIACRTGRAFSGVVRSMPAAHTFLLIGLEFAIGSNYEVIIAGRPGAGDTDALIRALRGKFIPNAVVLFRPAGEESPAIASVAPFTQDSIPLDDRATAYVCTNYACDIPTTDPDEMLSLLRVEGEAPLPRR; translated from the coding sequence ATGAACGGAGGCTATGGAGATCCTACAGGCGTTGCAGTACAGGAGCCGGAGGCGGCGGAAAACCGGCTCATCCGGGAGAAAAGCCCGTATCTGCTGCAGCATGCACACAATCCCGTCGACTGGTATCCGTGGGGTGAAGAGGCTTTTAGAAGAGCCCGGGAGGAGAATAAACCGATATTCCTCTCTATCGGCTACTCGACATGCCACTGGTGCCACGTCATGGCGCACGAGTCCTTTGAAGACTCCCAGGTAGCAAAACTCCTTAACGACGTCTTCGTCTGCATCAAGGTCGACCGGGAGGAGCGCCCCGACCTCGATCAGATCTATATGACCGCCGCACATCTGCTGGCAGGCAGAGGCGGCTGGCCGCTCACCATCCTGATGACTCCGGAGAGAAAGCCGTTCTTTGCTGCGACCTACATCCCGAAAGAGAGTCGGTACGGCATGACCGGTATGCTCGACCTGATCCCCCGCATCCATCGCGCCTGGATATCGCAGCAGAGCGACCTCGAAGAGGCCGGAAGCAGTGTTATCGAGGCTATAGAAAAGGTGGCGAGTACTTCGGGCGGGGAGGAACTCGGCATGGGAGTTCTCGACGAAGCCTACACAACCCTGCTCCGGAGTTTCGATGCGGATCACGGCGGTTTCGGGAGCGCCCCGAAGTTCCCGTCGCCGCAGAATCTGCTCTTCCTCCTGCGCTACGCAAATCGGACCGGGGCGGAGCCTGCCGCTGCCATGGTGGAAAAGACTCTCCGCGCCATGCAGCAGGGCGGCATATACGACCATATCGGGTTTGGCTTCCACCGCTATTCGATCGACGCGGAGTGGTTCGTACCGCACTTTGAGAAGATGCTCTACGACCAGGCGCTGCTCGTGATGGCCTATGTCGAGGCGTACCTGGCGTTCGGTGACGAAGCGTTCCGTCGGACGGCGGAGGAGACGATCACCTACGTCCTCCGGGATATCGCCGATCCGGCGGGCGGGTTTTACGCTGCCGAGGATGCGGACAGCGAGGGGGTCGAAGGGAAGTTTTACCTCTGGACCGTGGACGAAGTCCGCGAGGTGCTCGGGGAGGAGGATGCCGGGCGGTTTGTGCGGATATTCGATATGCGGCAGGCCGGGAACTTCTTTGGAGAGGCAACCGGGGAGAGGACGGGAACCAACATTCTCCATATGCGACGGCCGCTTCGGGCTTGGGCTGCCGAGTTCGGGATGACGGAGGATGACCTCTCCCGGTTCGTCGAGTCGGCACGCCGGAGGCTCTTTGAAGCCCGGAAGCAGCGTGTCCGTCCCGGGAAGGACGACAAGATCCTGACCGACTGGAACGGGCTGATGATCGCCGCACTCGCAAAGGCCGCACGGGCTTTCTCCTCCGGCGAGTATAGTGACGCCGCCGAGAAGGCTGCGACGTTTGTGCTCACCCACCTGCGTGGACCCGACGGCCGCCTCCTCCACCGGTACCGGGAAGGGGATGCCGGGATAACGGCAACGGCCGCCGACTACGCCTTTCTGATCTGGGGGCTCCGGGAACTCTACGAGACGACGTTCCGGGTGGACTATCTCACCGCCGCAGTCGAGCTCGCGGCCGATCTGGTCGCGCACTACCGGGACAGTGACCGGGACGGTTTCTATACGATGCCGGAGGATGCGGAGGATGTGCCGGTCAGGCAGAAAGAGGTCTACGACGGGGCGGTGCCGTCGGCAAACAGCGTCGCCATGCTCGACCTTCTCATCCTCGGGAGGATGACGGCCAATCTCGAGTTTGAGGAGATCGCCTGCCGCACCGGACGGGCATTCTCCGGTGTCGTCCGTTCGATGCCGGCGGCCCATACGTTCCTCCTGATCGGGCTCGAATTTGCGATAGGTTCGAACTACGAGGTGATCATTGCCGGCCGTCCCGGCGCCGGCGATACCGACGCGCTGATCCGGGCACTCCGGGGGAAGTTCATCCCGAATGCGGTCGTCCTCTTCCGGCCTGCCGGTGAGGAGTCGCCTGCCATCGCCTCGGTAGCCCCCTTCACGCAGGATAGCATTCCGCTCGACGACCGGGCGACGGCGTACGTCTGCACGAACTACGCCTGCGACATCCCGACGACCGATCCCGATGAGATGCTCTCGCTGCTCAGGGTGGAGGGGGAAGCGCCTCTGCCGCGAAGGTGA
- a CDS encoding OsmC family protein, whose product MIDNGVAMERVRMTVNALRKNPGEGLLTLSGVTDWNEGAHSTGLFRNFVIAADETEDVGGTNRGPNPPELVLAALGACITVGIAYSAAEDGVELRSIELDVEGDIDLKGFFKRDLNADVRPGFQAIRVTVWVDADAPPGKVAEIVRRGGEERSPVTDMLVNPVPVTVRLEQKVPAKR is encoded by the coding sequence GTGATAGACAACGGGGTTGCTATGGAGCGTGTCCGGATGACGGTGAACGCTCTCCGGAAGAACCCGGGTGAGGGGCTGCTGACGCTCTCCGGGGTTACTGACTGGAATGAAGGGGCGCATTCGACCGGGCTTTTCCGGAATTTCGTCATCGCCGCCGACGAAACCGAAGATGTCGGGGGGACGAATAGGGGGCCGAATCCGCCCGAACTCGTGCTTGCGGCGCTCGGCGCGTGCATCACGGTCGGGATCGCCTACAGCGCTGCCGAAGACGGGGTCGAGCTCCGTTCGATTGAGCTCGACGTTGAGGGAGATATCGATCTGAAAGGGTTCTTCAAGCGGGATCTGAACGCGGACGTCCGGCCGGGCTTCCAGGCCATCCGCGTGACCGTCTGGGTGGATGCCGATGCGCCGCCCGGGAAGGTTGCGGAGATTGTCAGGCGGGGAGGAGAGGAGCGTTCTCCGGTCACCGATATGCTGGTCAATCCGGTGCCGGTCACGGTGCGGCTTGAGCAGAAGGTGCCGGCGAAGCGGTGA
- a CDS encoding MBL fold metallo-hydrolase, translating into MLFEKVVSELLAHNSYMIGSGREAAVIDPRRDCRVYTNIAESRGMEITHIFETHRNEDYVIGSRELARPTGALIHHSRKAGFGYGNAIAEGDTFSIGTLMLRVLETPGHTPESLSFVLADTSVSDDPFMVFTGDALFAGDVGRTDLAGEELREEMSGMLYDSLHEKILPLGDDVIVCPAHGAGSVCGGDISDREYTTIGYEKEHTPLLQKTKAEFVEYKKQEQLYVPPYFRRMEELNLQGPPLIYNIPHLAALKPQEIGEGQKQATQIVDIRSPTSFAGGHIAGSINIWREGLPAFMGYLLNYDDPIILIDDFNLDLDQVTRHFIRLGYDNLTGYLAPGFAAWFRQGKPIERNGTWSPYDLNDHLDDPSIYILDVRDVTHRERDGSIPGSHHIYVGHLEDKLDEVPKDKRIVVHCDVGYKGSIGASILQKNGFKDVINLLGGTYGWEGAGYSLTRD; encoded by the coding sequence ATGTTATTTGAAAAGGTGGTATCAGAACTCCTCGCCCACAACTCGTACATGATCGGCTCGGGGCGGGAGGCTGCGGTCATCGATCCGCGGCGCGACTGTCGGGTGTACACGAATATCGCAGAGAGCAGGGGCATGGAGATCACCCATATCTTCGAGACGCATAGAAACGAGGATTACGTTATCGGGTCGCGGGAACTCGCACGCCCGACCGGCGCGCTGATTCACCATAGCAGGAAGGCGGGTTTCGGCTACGGGAACGCTATTGCCGAAGGAGACACCTTCTCGATAGGCACCCTCATGCTCAGGGTGCTCGAGACGCCGGGGCATACGCCCGAGAGCCTCTCATTCGTTCTTGCGGACACCTCCGTCTCCGACGACCCGTTCATGGTCTTCACCGGGGATGCACTCTTTGCCGGTGACGTGGGGCGAACCGACCTTGCCGGAGAGGAGTTGCGGGAGGAGATGTCGGGGATGCTCTACGACAGCCTCCACGAGAAGATCCTCCCGCTCGGGGACGATGTGATCGTCTGCCCGGCTCACGGGGCAGGGTCGGTCTGCGGCGGCGATATCAGCGACCGGGAGTACACCACCATCGGGTATGAGAAAGAGCACACCCCGCTCCTCCAGAAGACGAAAGCGGAGTTTGTGGAGTACAAAAAACAGGAGCAACTCTACGTGCCGCCGTATTTTCGGAGGATGGAAGAACTGAACCTGCAGGGGCCGCCGCTTATCTACAACATCCCGCATCTTGCGGCGCTCAAACCGCAGGAGATAGGCGAGGGTCAGAAGCAGGCGACGCAGATCGTCGATATCCGCTCGCCGACGAGTTTTGCCGGCGGCCACATCGCGGGAAGCATCAATATCTGGCGGGAAGGGCTCCCTGCGTTCATGGGCTACCTGCTGAACTACGACGACCCGATCATCCTCATCGACGACTTCAATCTCGACCTCGATCAGGTCACCCGCCACTTCATCCGGCTCGGCTACGACAATCTGACCGGCTACCTTGCACCCGGGTTTGCCGCCTGGTTCCGGCAGGGAAAACCGATCGAGAGAAACGGCACCTGGTCGCCGTACGATCTCAACGACCACCTGGACGACCCATCGATCTACATCCTGGACGTGCGGGATGTCACCCACCGGGAGAGAGACGGCTCCATTCCCGGGTCGCACCACATCTACGTCGGGCACCTCGAGGATAAACTCGACGAAGTCCCGAAGGATAAACGGATCGTCGTGCACTGCGATGTCGGATACAAGGGAAGCATCGGGGCGAGCATTCTCCAGAAGAACGGATTCAAAGACGTCATCAACCTGCTCGGCGGGACGTACGGCTGGGAAGGAGCGGGCTACTCCCTCACCCGGGACTAA
- a CDS encoding acetate--CoA ligase family protein, giving the protein MLSETEGYDLLDKRGIPVPPHRLVTSAEDAAEAAESIGRPVVMKVISPQIVHKSDVGGVITGIETTENAKAAFRDIMEKSTSRAPGAEITGVVVEKQMPPGLEVLIGGKTDPSFGKIITFGLGGKLVELLHDVSIRVLPISRDDAREMIREIEGYRLIQGYRGETARDEEALVDIIDSMSRIFTDSPGMHEFDLNPVILYEKGARVVDARIIMNEAALPTSGRAIAEVPEEIFFPQSIAVIGASSNPKKVGYAVFRNLLGYPGQLYPINPNRTELFGRDVYPSLDAVSGPVDCAIIAVPARYVPATMEECGKKGVRLAVIVTAGFREASEDGRKLEEEIVRIADTYGIRIVGPNCLGIMLPHQGINATFDPVSPKPGHIAFISQSGAIITTIVDWSLTEELGFSAVFSVGNQADLGFEQYLKFAENHPVTHAITLYIEEIKNGRSFMKIMKEVAGKKPVIVIKSGSSQKGKQAASSHTGSLAGSHDVYMAAFRQAGVIPASDLREAFQLAELLASEGYPKGKRAIAITSAGGFGVLASDYAEKYGLSMVDLPDEVRDKLNSFLPKCWNHANPMDLLGDTGVDRFAAVFDIMIRHQDFWDIAFVIAVPTMLTNPTHLANEIVRFSRHTNKMVVGCVLGGDSMRSGLRILRSCNIPNFSELEDAFKAVGSIFDARGENPDGGHVYPPSEGQCTWREPAARQQTR; this is encoded by the coding sequence ATGCTGAGTGAAACTGAAGGATACGACCTGCTGGATAAACGCGGTATTCCGGTACCGCCGCACCGCCTTGTGACGAGCGCCGAAGATGCTGCAGAGGCCGCAGAGTCCATCGGCCGTCCGGTCGTCATGAAGGTCATCTCTCCGCAGATCGTTCACAAAAGCGATGTCGGAGGCGTGATCACCGGTATCGAGACGACGGAGAACGCAAAGGCGGCGTTCCGCGACATTATGGAGAAGAGCACCTCCCGGGCACCGGGAGCGGAGATAACCGGCGTCGTCGTCGAGAAACAGATGCCGCCGGGCCTCGAGGTGCTGATCGGCGGCAAGACCGATCCTTCATTCGGGAAGATCATCACCTTCGGTCTCGGCGGCAAACTCGTCGAGCTCCTGCACGACGTCTCGATCCGCGTACTGCCGATCTCCCGCGACGACGCACGGGAGATGATCCGGGAGATCGAAGGCTACCGCCTCATTCAGGGCTACCGGGGCGAAACGGCGAGAGACGAAGAGGCGCTCGTCGATATCATCGACAGCATGTCCCGTATCTTCACGGACAGTCCGGGAATGCACGAGTTCGATTTAAACCCGGTCATCCTCTATGAAAAGGGCGCCCGCGTCGTCGATGCCCGGATCATTATGAACGAGGCTGCACTGCCCACAAGCGGTCGGGCGATAGCCGAGGTGCCTGAAGAGATCTTCTTCCCCCAGTCCATCGCCGTCATCGGAGCGTCATCAAACCCCAAAAAGGTCGGGTACGCCGTATTCAGAAACCTCCTCGGATACCCCGGACAGCTGTATCCCATCAACCCGAACCGCACCGAACTCTTCGGGCGGGACGTCTACCCTTCACTCGATGCCGTCTCGGGCCCGGTAGACTGCGCCATCATCGCCGTACCCGCCCGGTATGTCCCCGCCACCATGGAAGAGTGCGGGAAGAAAGGCGTCAGGCTTGCGGTCATCGTCACAGCAGGTTTCCGCGAGGCCAGCGAGGATGGAAGGAAACTCGAGGAGGAGATCGTCCGTATCGCCGACACCTACGGCATCAGGATCGTCGGCCCGAACTGCCTCGGGATCATGCTCCCCCACCAGGGCATCAATGCGACCTTCGACCCGGTCTCTCCAAAACCCGGGCACATCGCCTTCATCTCCCAGAGCGGTGCGATCATCACCACTATCGTCGACTGGAGCCTGACCGAGGAACTCGGGTTTTCAGCCGTCTTCAGCGTCGGCAACCAGGCCGATCTCGGATTCGAGCAGTACCTCAAATTCGCGGAGAACCATCCCGTGACCCACGCAATAACCCTCTACATCGAAGAGATCAAAAACGGCCGCTCGTTCATGAAGATCATGAAAGAGGTCGCGGGGAAAAAGCCGGTCATCGTCATCAAATCGGGCTCGTCGCAGAAAGGGAAACAGGCGGCTTCCTCGCATACCGGCTCGCTTGCAGGCAGCCACGACGTCTACATGGCGGCGTTTCGGCAGGCGGGAGTGATCCCGGCAAGCGATCTCCGCGAAGCGTTCCAGCTCGCAGAGCTCCTCGCCTCGGAGGGATACCCGAAAGGGAAACGGGCGATCGCGATCACGAGTGCCGGAGGGTTCGGCGTCCTCGCCTCGGACTATGCCGAGAAGTACGGCCTTTCAATGGTCGACCTGCCGGACGAAGTCCGCGACAAACTCAACTCGTTCCTCCCCAAGTGCTGGAACCACGCAAACCCGATGGATCTCCTCGGGGATACCGGTGTCGACCGGTTTGCGGCGGTCTTCGATATCATGATCCGGCACCAGGACTTCTGGGATATCGCGTTCGTCATCGCCGTCCCGACGATGCTCACGAATCCGACGCACCTCGCGAACGAGATCGTCCGGTTTTCGCGCCATACCAATAAGATGGTCGTTGGGTGCGTTCTCGGCGGCGACAGCATGAGGAGCGGCCTTCGTATCCTCCGGAGCTGCAACATCCCGAACTTCTCGGAGCTCGAGGACGCGTTCAAGGCCGTCGGCAGCATCTTCGATGCCCGCGGCGAAAATCCCGACGGTGGCCACGTATACCCGCCCTCCGAGGGGCAGTGCACGTGGCGGGAGCCTGCCGCCCGCCAGCAGACCCGCTGA
- a CDS encoding MFS transporter — protein sequence MEERVGTESAEKIREASRVFNVLFISVFSAMLGLGIIVPLLPFYAESLGASGIWIGIIFSGFAISRAVFMPVIGNLSDRRGRRSFILVGLLIYTLLSLAYIAADSVYLLTAVRVLHGFASAMVIPIAMAYIADFAPHGEEGRYMGTFMIALFLGMGLGPLIGGVLQDLAGMNAVFLAMSFFSGISLLICLLLLPESCGTFRIRTPLFRTFLNRAMRPVLLFRVMNAFANGTFMVFLPLIAATLLDLSASEIGILISVSILSTALLQRAFGTLADRYGRVLLIVLGTAMVSASLIAIPYLSGFPALLVASAIVGLGGGVAVPAATAVVTVAGREIGQGSAMGAFNTAMSVGMVAAPLICGAVMDIAGVACVFLFSGIVSFLSIGAFWWLAADREN from the coding sequence ATGGAGGAGAGGGTAGGGACAGAGTCAGCGGAGAAGATCAGAGAAGCATCACGCGTCTTCAACGTCCTCTTCATATCGGTCTTCTCAGCCATGCTGGGTCTCGGGATCATCGTTCCGCTCCTGCCGTTCTACGCCGAGAGCCTGGGGGCGAGCGGCATCTGGATCGGGATCATCTTCTCCGGTTTCGCCATATCGAGAGCCGTCTTCATGCCGGTCATTGGAAACCTCTCCGACCGGCGAGGACGACGCTCGTTCATTCTCGTCGGTCTACTCATCTATACCCTCCTCTCCCTGGCCTACATCGCCGCAGACTCGGTCTACCTGCTGACGGCCGTCCGGGTGCTCCACGGATTCGCTTCAGCCATGGTAATCCCGATAGCCATGGCGTATATCGCCGACTTCGCACCCCACGGGGAGGAGGGGCGGTACATGGGCACGTTCATGATAGCCCTCTTTCTCGGGATGGGGCTTGGCCCGCTCATCGGTGGTGTCCTGCAGGATCTCGCCGGGATGAATGCCGTATTCCTTGCTATGTCCTTCTTCTCCGGGATCTCCCTTCTGATCTGCCTGCTCCTCCTCCCTGAGTCATGCGGGACGTTCCGGATCAGGACACCGCTCTTCAGGACGTTCCTCAACAGGGCGATGCGGCCGGTGCTCCTCTTCCGGGTCATGAACGCTTTTGCCAACGGGACGTTCATGGTCTTTCTCCCCCTCATCGCCGCAACACTCCTCGACCTCTCTGCAAGCGAGATCGGGATCCTGATCTCGGTCAGTATTCTCTCAACGGCTCTTCTCCAGCGCGCTTTCGGCACACTGGCAGACCGTTACGGACGGGTTTTGCTGATCGTCCTCGGAACGGCGATGGTCTCGGCAAGCCTCATCGCCATCCCGTACCTCTCCGGTTTTCCCGCTCTGCTGGTCGCCTCGGCCATCGTCGGCCTCGGCGGCGGGGTCGCCGTCCCGGCCGCAACAGCGGTCGTCACCGTCGCCGGCAGGGAGATAGGCCAGGGATCGGCGATGGGGGCTTTCAACACGGCAATGAGCGTGGGTATGGTCGCCGCCCCACTCATCTGCGGGGCGGTGATGGATATTGCCGGAGTAGCATGCGTCTTTCTCTTCTCGGGGATCGTCTCGTTTCTCTCCATCGGAGCATTCTGGTGGCTGGCCGCGGATCGGGAGAACTGA